The following proteins are encoded in a genomic region of Streptomyces collinus Tu 365:
- a CDS encoding sigma-70 family RNA polymerase sigma factor → MAPTPTVLERSIGTQAGPPCDEAATLADRFVAGDEAALAEAYRTWGGMVQSLARRVLGDAQDAEDVTQTVFLAAWRGRAGFRPERGALSAWLVGITRRKIVDALQARTRRADLVAAAGSLLVADGRVGAYGPYGGHGASDAQAVLDRIVVSRSLAELSEPQRTVLALSFFEDLTQMQIAQVTGWPLGTVKSHARRGLRRLEHFLESA, encoded by the coding sequence ATGGCGCCCACGCCCACCGTCCTCGAACGGTCCATCGGTACCCAGGCGGGTCCTCCCTGCGATGAGGCGGCGACACTCGCGGACCGGTTCGTGGCCGGTGACGAGGCCGCGCTGGCCGAGGCGTACCGGACGTGGGGTGGGATGGTGCAGTCACTGGCGCGCCGTGTGCTGGGTGATGCCCAGGACGCGGAGGACGTGACGCAGACGGTGTTCCTGGCCGCGTGGCGCGGCCGCGCCGGCTTCCGTCCTGAACGCGGTGCCCTGTCGGCCTGGCTGGTCGGCATCACCCGGCGCAAGATCGTCGATGCGCTGCAGGCCCGTACGCGGCGCGCGGACCTCGTCGCGGCCGCCGGCTCCCTGCTCGTCGCGGACGGCCGGGTCGGCGCGTACGGCCCGTACGGCGGACACGGCGCATCCGACGCGCAGGCGGTGCTCGACCGCATCGTGGTGAGTCGGTCATTGGCCGAGCTCAGCGAGCCGCAGCGCACCGTGTTGGCCCTCTCCTTCTTCGAGGACCTGACGCAGATGCAGATCGCCCAGGTGACCGGCTGGCCCCTGGGAACGGTCAAGAGCCATGCGCGGCGGGGCTTGCGGCGCCTGGAGCACTTCCTGGAGAGCGCATAG
- a CDS encoding MerR family transcriptional regulator produces MTTGQLARLLGVSPTTLRSWDRRYGLGPAVRADGRHRRWSPDDVAMMRRMCGLTATGVSPAEAARLAQRPARDADTAAVPGGAPLLAARDDEAGAVACHAQAGSGLPLGRVRLECRGLARAAVRMDGLEVQQRLREAVTAHGPALAWEEVMAPALRAVGRKWQSSGERYVEIEHLLSWHISATLRHRFVESAALGDRGPLAPPLVLACPAGEYHTLPFEALAAVLADDGLTVLTLGGAVPPDALMSTVQRVAPTAVALWSQTRPTADLRSARRVAAARWGVRGARSSSPVLLCGPGWRSPADGSADLRQVKSLREAVRVLTELQRRSAPVR; encoded by the coding sequence ATGACCACCGGTCAGCTCGCCCGTCTGCTCGGCGTCTCCCCGACGACGTTGCGGTCCTGGGACCGCCGCTACGGACTCGGGCCGGCGGTGAGGGCGGACGGCCGGCATCGCCGCTGGTCGCCCGACGACGTGGCGATGATGCGGAGGATGTGCGGCCTCACCGCCACCGGTGTGTCGCCGGCGGAAGCCGCTCGCCTCGCGCAGCGACCCGCACGCGACGCGGACACGGCCGCGGTACCGGGCGGAGCGCCCCTGCTCGCCGCTCGCGATGACGAAGCCGGCGCCGTGGCCTGTCACGCGCAGGCAGGCAGCGGGCTGCCGCTCGGGCGCGTCCGGCTCGAATGCAGGGGGCTGGCTCGGGCCGCGGTGCGCATGGACGGCCTCGAGGTCCAGCAGCGGCTGCGCGAGGCGGTGACCGCCCACGGCCCCGCGCTGGCCTGGGAGGAGGTGATGGCACCCGCGCTGCGGGCGGTCGGCCGCAAGTGGCAGTCGTCCGGCGAGCGGTACGTCGAGATCGAGCACCTGCTGTCCTGGCACATCTCGGCGACGTTGCGGCACCGGTTCGTCGAATCCGCGGCTCTCGGCGATCGAGGTCCCCTCGCCCCTCCCCTGGTGCTGGCCTGTCCGGCCGGGGAGTACCACACGCTCCCCTTCGAGGCGCTGGCCGCCGTGCTGGCCGACGACGGTCTGACCGTCCTCACGCTGGGGGGCGCGGTACCTCCCGACGCGCTGATGAGCACGGTGCAGCGCGTCGCGCCCACGGCGGTGGCCCTGTGGTCCCAGACCCGCCCCACGGCGGACCTCCGCTCGGCACGTCGTGTCGCGGCGGCCCGATGGGGTGTCCGCGGCGCGCGCAGCAGTTCCCCGGTGCTGCTGTGCGGTCCCGGGTGGCGCTCCCCCGCGGACGGTTCGGCGGACCTGAGGCAGGTGAAGAGCCTGCGTGAGGCCGTGCGTGTGCTGACCGAGCTGCAGCGGCGCTCCGCACCGGTGCGGTGA
- a CDS encoding DUF4383 domain-containing protein, whose amino-acid sequence MRLHDELPLDHKLASVHRYGAGLCGAILLAFGCLGFADELSPFDTRGAHIAGMSTNGLLSLVSVVFGVLLLGGAVLGGRVASTLNMAVGALFVLSGLVHLFILDRPANVLGFGMPNVVFSFVMGLLIATFGMYGRVSSRLPHDNPYWRRRHPRQAAREALAARRRHARAALSPAGGREPAAPSAID is encoded by the coding sequence ATGAGGCTTCACGACGAGCTCCCGCTGGACCACAAGCTGGCGTCCGTCCACCGCTACGGCGCCGGATTGTGCGGTGCCATCCTGCTCGCCTTCGGCTGCCTCGGCTTCGCCGACGAACTGAGCCCCTTCGACACCCGGGGCGCCCACATCGCCGGGATGTCGACCAACGGCCTGCTGAGCCTGGTCTCCGTGGTCTTCGGAGTGCTGCTCCTCGGCGGAGCGGTGCTGGGCGGGAGGGTCGCCTCGACTCTCAACATGGCCGTCGGCGCCCTCTTCGTCCTCAGCGGTCTGGTCCACCTGTTCATCCTCGACAGGCCCGCCAACGTCCTCGGCTTCGGTATGCCGAACGTCGTGTTCTCCTTCGTCATGGGACTGCTCATCGCGACCTTCGGCATGTACGGACGTGTCTCGAGCAGGCTCCCGCACGACAACCCCTACTGGCGTCGCCGCCACCCGCGGCAGGCGGCACGGGAGGCTCTGGCCGCCCGCCGTCGTCACGCCCGAGCGGCACTGTCCCCGGCAGGGGGTCGGGAGCCCGCAGCGCCGTCCGCGATCGACTGA